In the Candidatus Bathyarchaeum sp. genome, CCCAACAAAGGAAGATTTTGAAAAAGGAAACTTTTTGCACTACACGTTAAAAGACAAAGTACTAGCAGTAGTCGACACCTCATACACCGACGACCATGGCGTAGAAGAGGTTGTAGAAGGCTCAAAAGAGATTTTGCAGAAACTGCGGTATTTTGAAGAAAAGAAAATCATGCAAAAATTCTTACGAGAAATCGGACAAGACACCGGATTAGCCACCTACGGCGAAGCAGACGTAAGAAAGTTTTTGAACAACGGCATTGTGGAAACTTTGCTGCTTTCAGAAGACCTAGACACAATTCTAGTCACCGTGAAATGTGGTTCATGTGAATACACTAAACAAGAAGCAATGAAGATGCATCAAATTGCAGAATTTGAACAAGCAACAAACGGTAGTGCATGTCCAAAATGCACAGTATCAACATTAGCAGTTGTAGAAACAAAAGAACTCATTGACGACCTGTCTGAAACCGCAGAACTGATCGGAACAGACATAGAAATAATATCCGCAGACACAGAAGAAGGCCAAATGCTCAAAAAATCATTTGGAGGAGTTGCGGCGATTCTGCGATACAAAGCTGCAGTTTAGTATTCTGCAACAAATTGTATCTCAGGATATCCTTGAACTTCTTTTCCTTTACCTTTAGACAACTGGATGTCCAGTTTCATTATTTTGCAGGTTCCAACTAGGTCTTCTTCAGCTTTTGCTAGAATATCTGCGGCTTGTTTGTCTTGTGTGTATACTGTTAGTTTTTGGATTTCAGCATTCAAGGGTTTTTGGTTTTCTGCTTTGTCGCGTCGAATCTCGCCCATAACAGCAACAATAAGATCCCCGCTTTTTTCAACAGCTTCGTCGATTAGCTCTTCTTGAATTTTTGGCCATTGGGAAACATGAATGCTCTCAAGGTGTTTGTCGTCTGCAAACATTATCTGGTAGAGCTCTTCAGTTATGTGAGGAGAAATTGGGGATAACATCTGAATTATTCGATAAATAGTCACATAAAGAGTGTACTGGGCAGCTTGACGCTTTTCTTCTCCATACGTTTCAGGTTGATAGAGCCTGTGTTTGACGGCTTCGATGTAGTTGTCACAAAAACTGTGCCAAGTGAATTTACGGATTTCATCTGTTGCGACGTTAAATTGGCAGTTATCTAAAGCTTCAGTTACTTTCTTGGTGACCCGCTCCATTTTACTAAGAAGCCAACGGTCAATAAGTTCAAGTTGTGGCTGCTTACTGGTTGGGTTATAATCTTTGAGGTGCATTCCTGCAAATTTTGAAGCATTCCACAGTTTTCTTAAGAATCTCCATGCATATTCAACGTCTTCCCATCGGAAAGGAATGTCTGAACCTGTAGCTCCGCCACCTGTTGCCCATTGCCGTGGAGCATCAGCACCATATTTTTCAAACACTTCCGGGGTTGCCACAAAGTTTCCAAGGGATTTACTCATTTTTCTGCCATCACATCCCAGAACCATTCCGTTGATTAACACGCTGCTATATGGCTTTTGATCAAACAAGGCCAGACCCCTCACCATCAAATAATATGCCCAAGTCCGAATAATGTCGTATCCCGATGGGTGCACATCAGCAGGAAACAGTTTTTGCCAGTCGTCTTTGTCGGGCCAGCCTGCATGAACCGCACAAGTAAGAGAAGAATCAAACCACGTATCCAAAACGTCAGTTTCAGGAACAAATTCTGAACAGCCACATTTTGGACAGTTATCAGTTTTTGGTCCTTCGTTTCGGGGATCAATTGGCAACCAGTCAGGTTCAGCCAAAATGACTTCTTGACACTGTTTGCAGTACCAAACAGGAATAGGAGTAGCAAAGATTCTTTGACGGGAAATTACCCAGTCCCAGTCTAGGCTGTTTGTCCAATCGATCATGCGTTTTTTCATGTAATCTGGATACCAAGTTACTTCCAGAGTGTTTTGTTTTACCTGTTCAGTGAATTTTCGGGTATTCATGAACCACTGCTCATGTTCCAAAATCTCAATGGGGTGTTTGCATCGCCAGCAGGTTCCTACTTCTTGACTTAAAGGCTGAGTTTTTTCTAGGCACCCTGATTCTTCTAGGTCATTTACTATAACTTTTCGTGCTTCAATAGTCGTTAAGCCACAGTATTTTCCAGAGTTTTCATTCATTTTTCCTTTGTCATCTATCAAAATAATAGGCTCAAGCTTCAGAGCAGAAACAGCCTGCACATCAGCTTTATCGCCGTAGGTACAAATCATTAATACTCCAGTACCAAATTCGGGGTCCACTTCTTTTTCAGCAATAATTTTGACTTGACGATCTGCGATGGGAACTGTGATTGTTTGACCAATGTATTTGCTGTAGCGTTCATCTTCAGGGTTTACTGCTACAGTTACACAAGCCTGCAAGAGCTCAGGTCGGCTAGTTGCTATGGTTAGATGATTTCTATCATCCAACATGAATTTGATAAAGTGAAGAGTACCAGTTTTTTGTTCGTGTTCTACTTCTGCATCTGCAATCGCGGTTTCACAGCTCGTGCACCAACTAATGGGGTGAGTTCCTTTGTAGATTAGACCTTTCTTGTGGAGCATAATGAAGCTGAGTTGGGTTCTTCGCCAGTAGTCGGGATTCATGGTTTTGTATTCGGTGGTCCAGTCCACAGAACAGCCAAGACGTATGATGGCTTTTTTCATTATGGCGATGTATTTATCAATAACCTTTTTGCAGAGCTTAACAAATTCCGCTGGAGGCAAATCAGTTTTTTTTATTTTGTGAATTTCTTCTGTTTTTACTTCTGTTGGAAGCCCGTGACAGTCCCAGCCCTGAGGAAACAAAACATTGTAGCCCCGTAAGCGTTTGTATCTGGCGAGAGTGTCGATGTAGGTCCAGTTCAGAACGTTTCCCATATGAAAGTTGCCGGACGGATAAGGAGGAGGAGTGTCTATCGTAAAAGATGGACGAGGGTCAGTTCGGTTGAAGTGATAAATGCCCATTTCTTCCCAGTTTTGCTGCCACTTTTCCTCGATGGCAAGTAAATTAAATTTTTTAGGAAACTTTTTCATCAGTACGCCTCAGTGGATACTAGTTTACCGTAAAATAATCGGGCATCTAAATTAGCTTTTGGGCTCTGAACAATAGAAAAGGGGTTTGTGGCAGATATCGCCACACAGGTGAGAATCCATACTAGACCACAACCTCATTTTAGCAAAATTTCATAATATGAACAAACTCAGAGTCTTTATCTATCTACCAATGACAAAAAAGGATTGTGAACCATCAACAGGTGAAATGTTGAAAAGATTTTGTAAACTCACTTCACACAAATCGGCAGCAAGGAGTTCTGCAATTTTTGTGCTACAAGCTTTGTGTTTCCAATTAAGGAAAAATAAACTATAACGGTTCTCAATTATCTCGCCGTCCTGATGTGTGTCCATAATATTGCAGGAATTTAACAACGTTTTTTACAGACAATAATTCAACATATTTTAAGAAACGCTGTTTTTAAGGAGAATCAAACATGAGCATACAAAAAAAGATAGATTTGGAATGGAAAACTAATCTTCAGTTTGAAGCAAAAAACCCAAAAGGGCTCTGTGTAAACTTTGATGTTCCAGCAGCTCACGGCGGAGATGAAACTGCAATGTCTCCAATGGAGAACGTGCTAGCAAGCTTAGCAGCGTGTAGCAGTTTGAATGTTTTGATAATCCTCAAAAAGAAACGACAAAAAGTAAGCAGCTACAAAATACAAGCTACCGCGGACAAAAAAACAGACGCTCCACCAAAAGTGTTCACAAAAATTCACTTAAAGCACATAGTCAAAGGCGAAAACATTAATCCAGAAGCTCTAAAAAAGGCAATAGAGCTTTCTGAAGAAAAATATTGTTCAGTAGCAGCAATGCTCAAAAAAGCAGTAGAAATCACTTCATCATACGAAATACTAGAAGATTAAAAGGGCATCTTTTCTGGTATTCCTCCAAGAGAAAAGAAAGAAAAAAGCCCCAACTAGTATTTTCATTTTTGTGAGTTATTTTGTTCAATGCTTTTGGTAGTCACAACCAGATATACAGTTATTCTTTTTCAAAGCTTTAGGCAGTAACACTGCCATCACAGGTTTAGATGGATAGTGTCTT is a window encoding:
- a CDS encoding OsmC family protein; translated protein: MSIQKKIDLEWKTNLQFEAKNPKGLCVNFDVPAAHGGDETAMSPMENVLASLAACSSLNVLIILKKKRQKVSSYKIQATADKKTDAPPKVFTKIHLKHIVKGENINPEALKKAIELSEEKYCSVAAMLKKAVEITSSYEILED
- a CDS encoding valine--tRNA ligase, translated to MKKFPKKFNLLAIEEKWQQNWEEMGIYHFNRTDPRPSFTIDTPPPYPSGNFHMGNVLNWTYIDTLARYKRLRGYNVLFPQGWDCHGLPTEVKTEEIHKIKKTDLPPAEFVKLCKKVIDKYIAIMKKAIIRLGCSVDWTTEYKTMNPDYWRRTQLSFIMLHKKGLIYKGTHPISWCTSCETAIADAEVEHEQKTGTLHFIKFMLDDRNHLTIATSRPELLQACVTVAVNPEDERYSKYIGQTITVPIADRQVKIIAEKEVDPEFGTGVLMICTYGDKADVQAVSALKLEPIILIDDKGKMNENSGKYCGLTTIEARKVIVNDLEESGCLEKTQPLSQEVGTCWRCKHPIEILEHEQWFMNTRKFTEQVKQNTLEVTWYPDYMKKRMIDWTNSLDWDWVISRQRIFATPIPVWYCKQCQEVILAEPDWLPIDPRNEGPKTDNCPKCGCSEFVPETDVLDTWFDSSLTCAVHAGWPDKDDWQKLFPADVHPSGYDIIRTWAYYLMVRGLALFDQKPYSSVLINGMVLGCDGRKMSKSLGNFVATPEVFEKYGADAPRQWATGGGATGSDIPFRWEDVEYAWRFLRKLWNASKFAGMHLKDYNPTSKQPQLELIDRWLLSKMERVTKKVTEALDNCQFNVATDEIRKFTWHSFCDNYIEAVKHRLYQPETYGEEKRQAAQYTLYVTIYRIIQMLSPISPHITEELYQIMFADDKHLESIHVSQWPKIQEELIDEAVEKSGDLIVAVMGEIRRDKAENQKPLNAEIQKLTVYTQDKQAADILAKAEEDLVGTCKIMKLDIQLSKGKGKEVQGYPEIQFVAEY